The genomic DNA ACCTTCATTATTATTCTAGTTATTTTACtcattaatattttgttataaaattataaatcatagaATTTAGTCATTTTCAAACAATGAAACTAgctcctacaaaaaaaaaaacaatgaaactaGCTATCATAATTACAAAGTCTATGATTCTCTTATACGtgagataaaaatattttggaacaatTTTCGAGATATTCTAAATTGACTGAAAAGGACAAAATTGAACCATTTTAATAACAAAACTGACATGAATATGAGTTGTTTACTAAAAGCATAAATGGCgtattatcttttatttctaaaaataaaattcttggtCCACAATTTGTGTGGGAACTTATTCATGATGTTTGCATGATCTCTGATGCTAATTCCATGAAATTATTAGCTTCtttcacataatttaattgCAGATACGTTCTGAATGACCCAGAGAATAAGTTCTGCTCTCTGCTTTGCTGATAAAATGACAAGACTGCTTTTTTTTAGGCCATATTTCGAATAGCATAATTGAATAGTTAATTTATTTCTCCACTATGGGAGGAGAGGATGAGCCCCCACTCACTCTTGTTATGCCAATAAAAGGCCCTTGATGAGAAGCTACCCTGCAACCTCAGAAATCAATCTGAGCAAGCAACATTAACTATTGCAATGGCTTCAGCTCAGTCTATGAAACCATCGGCTGCCACTGAAGTCTGCCAACCGAAAACCCAGCACAGCTCGATCAGCCAAAAAATATCTGAGATAACAAACAAGGCCTTCAAAGGACACCATGCCCGCCATGGCAGTACTCAGAATCAAGTCCAAAACTACACCTCCCAAAGTCAGGTTGAATCAAATGGCCACAATGGCTCCAAAACAGAAACTCACCACTATGGTCAGACTCAGACCCAACACGACAAGAAGCATGGTGTAACCAAAACCCATATTACAGTTTGTGTAGTTCAAGCAGAAATCACTGAAACCAAAGAAGGCCCTTATCCTTATGGTGCAACTACAACATGCTTTGGGGCTCCTAAGAAAAATAGAGAGCTCAACAATAAGAAGGATATGAATTTGTTCCAGAGGATTAAGAATGGAATGTCCCGCAATAACAGTCAAGgaaacagcagcagcagcagcgaCAGCGAAAGTGACAATGAAAAGAAATGTCCAAAGACAAAGCCAAAGGTAAGTGACTCAAATACACGAGTTCTCAACTCACAAGCTCATCCAAATAATGTGAAAACGAAATGGTTTACATTAAATTTATGCATGTTGAATCAGACCAAGTTTATTTTGTTCCAttgatttgtttattgttttctgtttttgattgTGTCTGCAGAATTAATGCATGGAACTAGAAGCAGCAAATGGGATGCAACGCAACTGAAcaaagtttatttaattaaatgaaaacatatttataatttGATATCATTGTTGTACCCAAAATAATAGGGGCAAATAAATGCCAATATTTCACTTGTCTGCTGCGTGTACCTTatgatgaataaaaaaaattgaactttacCTACTTTCTCTGGTATATGTTCCATAATAGGATGTCAAATGTTTTTCTTACCAACTTACCAAGTCTAACACAGATATGTAAAACTGCATTAAATTAAACAGCCCTGTTGTCATCAAGTAAGCTTCTAATACTGTGAAAACAACAAAGTCATGTATGTCTACTTTCCTAGCAGGGGCATAAACATGACCAAATCACCAAAAATATAACTACAGCCAACTGGCAAGAACAGGGCCTAGATTACTACTAAGCTAGATACAACAAAGTGTATATACGAACCTCCGTACACTAGAATCGACTTAAGATGGGGGCATCATCATCCTTCAAGAGATTTGGAAATGAAAGCAGCAATGGCCTTCACAGCAGCAACTTCGGCTTCATCCTGAGTGGAACCGTTTGCTTGCAGATGCTTTTTACCAATCTTAAAAGAGTGATCACCACCATCAATGACATGCAGCTCATTGAgcgctttcatcttcttccgAGTGGTCTCTAACTTCTCAAGTGGACATAGACCATCCTTGCTGCCCTGCTCAAGACACACACAAGACTAGCATTAGGAGAGACGTTAGCGTAAACCAAAAAATTTATGTGCATTACAGAATATTCTCCTGATGGAAcactatcaaaaaaaaaaaaagcatggtTCATCCAATAGACTAAGTGTTTGAAACTGAGGAGGTATGACTACAAAACTATAACATACTGCAATGACAAATTAGAAAAAGAGAACTTTACCTGGACAAACATTGTAGGAACTGTTAGCTGTAACAGTGTATCATCTCTAACTGCACCATTAATTCCCTGGAACGATGGcaacaaaattgatgtaatacttaattatattattttaaatttgactttAAGTAGTAATGACAGTTTCTGTTTTACCAAAACACCCTAAGAAAACTAATGCACCAACCATAATTGCTTGGGTGTGGCATGCCAACACTTTGTGAACAGAAAACTGAAAGTATATCAAGTGCAAACCATGAAGAAATGAAGAGGAAAATCTTCAAAGTACCCAAGTAAATATTTGAGAGCTCTACACACGTGCTCCAAGAATGACAACTTCATCGTTCGAGTTGGCAAACTAAGATGACTAGCATAAGGCCAAACTGACCTATGAAGTGAAATGCTATAgaaaacattaattttaaacCAAGGGATAAAGTCGGTTTTGAAATCCAATGAGTGTGGCTCAGTTGGCAACATATGCTAAGCTTGTACATGAGAGGATCAATTCCACATATCACATTCTTGGAGAGAGACAGAATGTGAACTGCGACTAAGTTCAAAATCAAGGACAGTTTCATAGCCGGTCCAACAGTTTGAAGAAATGGAGGTACTGAGGGTGTCACTGAGGTCCAAAGACCCAACCTAAAGTGGATGTCgaattttcaacaaaatcatgaatGGGGTAAGGCGTACgggaaataatataatataaacaaatagtTTCAaaatcccccccccccccccccaaaataaataaaaataaataaaaggagcgaaaaaaaaacataatcaatcGGTTCATTTCTGTAGCACATAGATTAGCATGAAATTATTATAAAGATCAAACCTTTAATGGGTAGCCCAGGCATAGTACAGCAGAAACATTGATGTCTTCCATGCTAGCCACCATACATCCAACTctacaataaaataaatgcaaacaTAACTATCTTGCTAGCAATAATTTTATTAGGCCTTCCACATGTAAATGTATATGTccaaattaaaacttaaaaaaaaaaaaaataataataacaatgcaCCTTGAACCCATTGATTTGCCAGCCAGTATGAGAGGATGACCAGGGTACTTGGTTGCAGTCTCCTTCACAATATTTGAATGAAACTCCACCAATTTTTCTGCCTTAGGAGGAGCCCTCTTCTTCCCACCAGACATGTCTAGCAAATGACAAACCCATTAGATTCGCTTCGGAGTTAAAAAACACATACATCAAACAAATACAATAATCTCGATGTTCACACTCGGTTCACTCAACTATATAAATCATgctttttaactaaaataaatgcaaaaccTAGATAAAGAAAGTACCGAACTTCTAAGGATTTGTCTGGATAAACAGattaattaagcgcttatagcataaacattaatttatcacaTAAGGGCTTGtgtataaactattttaataacaaaagataaaataaagtcagaACGATTTTCATAAAAGCTCTATAAGTTGTTTAACTTGTTTCCATACGC from Medicago truncatula cultivar Jemalong A17 chromosome 8, MtrunA17r5.0-ANR, whole genome shotgun sequence includes the following:
- the LOC25502173 gene encoding uncharacterized protein — translated: MASAQSMKPSAATEVCQPKTQHSSISQKISEITNKAFKGHHARHGSTQNQVQNYTSQSQVESNGHNGSKTETHHYGQTQTQHDKKHGVTKTHITVCVVQAEITETKEGPYPYGATTTCFGAPKKNRELNNKKDMNLFQRIKNGMSRNNSQGNSSSSSDSESDNEKKCPKTKPKN
- the LOC25502174 gene encoding KAT8 regulatory NSL complex subunit 3, which translates into the protein MDSSPAAKRRRQSKDNEIESSTPLKQPSPVVIFAHGAGAPSSSDWMLRWKSMLKETLHAADVVTFDYPYMSGGKKRAPPKAEKLVEFHSNIVKETATKYPGHPLILAGKSMGSRVGCMVASMEDINVSAVLCLGYPLKGINGAVRDDTLLQLTVPTMFVQGSKDGLCPLEKLETTRKKMKALNELHVIDGGDHSFKIGKKHLQANGSTQDEAEVAAVKAIAAFISKSLEG